DNA from Streptococcus parasuis:
TTGGAATTGGTCACATGGAAATAGTAACCGTCTTTTTTATTGTAATCAATCTTAAGATTGTTGATACCAGACGCTTCACGCTCCTTGGCCTCAATCTCCGCAATCCAACCCGCTCCCTCACGCATGACCAGACGGTACTGATCCAGCGTTTCGTCAAAGCCCGTACGGATGATGTTTCCATCTGTGATGGTCCCTTGGGCTTCTGGGTCAATAGCAGAGCTGATGAGAGCATGCAGTTCTGGAATTGGGTCCAATCCAGCTACCAGATTGCCTAGAGCAGGCTCATTGATTTGTAGCAAGATATTCTTGATTGCTGGGATATTTCCCAGAGTCTGGGAGAGCTGCAAGAGATCCTTGGGCATGGTTTTCCCAAAAGATACCCGACTGGCCAAGCGTTCGATGTCATAGACACCTTTTAAAGCCTCGACCAAGTCACTCCGTTCAAAGAAGTAATCCAGAAAAACCTGAACGACAGCCTGACGATTCTCAATCCGCTTAAGGTCAATCAAGGGACGATCAATCCATGTCCGCAATAGTCGCATCCCCATAGCTGTCTTGGTTTCGTCTAGCAACCAGTACAAACTACCGTGCTTCTTGCCTGTCCGACCGTTTTCAAGCAGGTCCAGACTGGACTTGGTTGCATAGTCCATTTGCAGATAGTCCTTGATTTCATAGTGAACCACTTTTTGCAAATGGACCAAATCCCGCATCTGAGTCCTATGAAGGTAGCTGAGAAGCTTGCCTGCTGCAGCTTTCTCCAAGTCTGTCAAGGAATTATCAATCAATTGGACATCCTCTGTCACCTCATCTTCAAAAGAGAGCAACAAGTTCATCTGATTAGAGAAAACCTGCTCCTCTTCCTCCGACAGAGCATAGCCGATGACCAATTCACGTGCCCGTAAATTGCGGATTTCACCGCAAAGACTGGTAAAATCATCCAAACTAGTCACAAAAAACTGACCTGTTGATACATCCATATAAGAAAGTGCGAACTGCACTCCCTGACGGTCAATCGCAACCAAATAGTTACTGTCGGCTCCCATCTTTGATGAATCGGTCACTGTGCCTGGAGTGATGACTTGCACCACTTCACGTTTAACAACTCCAACAGCCTGTTTGGGATCTTCCATTTGTTCAGCAATAGCGACCTTATGCCCCAGTTCAACTAGTGTGTCGATATACTGTTGTGCTGCGTGATAAGGCACCCCGGCCATAGGAATAGGGTTTTCTGCATTCTTATTCCTACTGGTCAAAGACAATTCCAATATCTGAGCCGCCTCTACCGCATCTTCATAAAATAACTCATAAAAGTCTCCCATACGAAAAAGCAAAAAAGCATCTGGATATTGTGCTTTTATATCCAGATACTGCTGCATTCCTGGAGAAATTTTTTCTGTTGCCATCCATTATTCTCTCATTCTAACGATTACAAGAAACTATTTATTTCTTCCTCAACACGTTGAGCAGAAACATCATCTTTACAGATGACCAATAAGGTATCCGCACCAGCTACGGTTCCTAAAATGGTCTCTGGTTTCTCTTCATCAATAATATTGGCCATCAAGGCCGCTTCCCCTAGTTCCGAATGTAGAACCAGGATAAAACTAGCTCGGTTTACACTTTTCGTATATTGGGCTAGTAATTGACAAAAATGAACCTGACTATCATCCTCTCCTAGTGCATAAAAGGACTCCCCAGATTCGTGAACTTTTACAACACCCAATTCTCTCAAATCTCGTGACAAGGTTGTCTGTGTCACGGAAATTCCCTGTTCTTCCAACCATAATTGAATGTCAATTTGACGGCCGACCTTACCTTGCCGAATCATTGACTTAATCAATTCATGCCTCTCTAATTTATTCATACTTGTACCTCAAAATGTATATTTATAGAAATATTATAACATTTTTCCCAACTATTGACCTAGAATTATGATAAAATAGAATCAATAACTCTTGGAGGGATTTTTTTATGGATCATAAACAAACGGTAGCAGAAAAATTATTTGCTGTCCTTCCTCAATTAGACATTGAGACGATTTATTCATTACTCGAAAAACCAAAATCATCAGAAATGGGTGACGTTGCTTTTCCTGCCTTCTCACTTGCAAAAGTGGAGCGAAAAGCGCCACAGGCTATCGCAACGGATATCGTGGAAAAGATTGATACAACTGGCTTTGAGAAAGTTGTTGCAACTGGTCCTTATGTCAACTTCTTCTTGGATAAGGATGCTATTTCCCACCAAGTCTTGACAGATGTGATTGCTGAAAAAGACCAGTATGGTCAACTCAATATCGGTCAAGGTCGCAATGTTACCATCGATATGTCAAGTCCAAACATTGCCAAACCATTCTCAGTTGGACACTTGCGCTCAACTGTTATCGGTGATGCTCTTGCCAATATCCATGCAAAACTAGGCTTCAATCCAATCCGTATCAACCACTTGGGTGACTGGGGAAAACAATTTGGTATGTTGATCGTTGCCTACAAACTGTGGGGGGACAAGGCTGCTGTCGAAGCAGACCCAATTTCAGAACTCCTCAAACTCTACGTTCGTATCAACGCTGAGGCCGAAGAAAAACCTGAATTGGATGAGGAAGCACGCCAATGGTTCAAAAAATTGGAAGATGGCGACCAAGAAGCCTTGGAATTGTGGCAATGGTTCCGTGATGAAAGTTTGGTCGAATTTAACCGTATCTATGAAAAACTAGATGTCCACTTCGACAGCTTCAACGGTGAAGCTTTCTATAACGATAAGATGGACGAGGGTATCCAAATCTTAGAAGAAAAAGGTCTTCTTCAAGAATCTAAAGGTGCTCAAATTGTTGACCTTGAAAGCTACAACCTTCCACCTGCTCTTATCAGAAAAACAGACGGTGCAACCCTCTACATCACGCGCGATATGGCAACAGCAATGTACCGCAAACGCACCTATGACTTTGTGAAAAGTATCTACGTCGTTGGTCAAGAGCAAATCAACCATTTCAAACAGTTGAAAGCTGTTCTAAAGGAAATGGGATTTGACTGGAGCGACGATATGACCCATATCACTTTCGGTCTTGTTACCAAGGACAAGAAAAAGCTCTCTACTCGTAAAGGGAACATCATCCTGCTCGAACCAACTTTGGACGAAGCAATTTCACGCGCCCTTTCACAAATTGAAGCCAAAAATCCTAATCTTGAGAACAAGGAAGAGGTGGCTCATGCAGTCGGTGTCGGTGCTGTTAAGTTCTTCGATCTAAAAACTGACCGTGACAACGGCTACGACTTCGATTTAGAGGCTATGGTTTCCTTTGAAGGTGAGACAGGTCCTTATGTACAATACGCATACGCCCGTATCCAGTCTATCTTGCGCAAAGCAAACTTTGTTCCAAGCGCAGAAAATGACTACAAACTAGCTGACGCAGAAAGCTGGGAAATTATCAAACATATCCAAAACTTCTCAACTGTTGTAGAACGTGCTGGTGATAAATTTGACCCATCTCTCATTGCTAAATATGCTATTAATCTAGCCCAAGCCTTCAATAAGTATTACGCACATACTCGTATCTTGGATGAAAGCCCAGAGCGTGATAGCCGTCTAGCACTGGCCTATGCAACTGGTGTAGTTCTTAAAGAAGCGCTTCGCCTCCTCGGTGTAAAAGCTCCAGAAAAAATGTAATCAAAGCCTTCGGCCACCAGCCGAGGCTTTTTTCTACCCCTCCGATACCAGCTTCAGTCCGAATTATTGGTTGGAGTTTAACCTGATTTCTATAAGTAAATACCTTTCGGCGTTACGAATAAATAGATATAGTCGTTTAGTTTTCTTTAAGTACAAAGCAACGAGCTGCAGGCTGAACTGAAGTAGGGCAATCAAAGATAAACTAAATGACTACAAGAGGGATCATTCGTACCTCAACATCTATTAGAAGGAGGGTTCATGAACAATCTTTTTAAAAAGAAAGGGACCATTTGTCGACTTGCGATAACGGCTTGTATCATCTATTTCAGTATACATTCGTCGTTTTTTGCTTCCGCCACTACTCTTGGGGATAATTATCCCTATACTGCCATCAACGCCGTAGACCCTTGGAGACTTTATACCAGACAGTGCACATCTTTCTCTGCCTTTCGACTCAGTACGGTCAACGGATTTACACTACCACCTGCCTATGGTGACGCCAATGTCTGGGGTCATCGCGCTAGACAAGAGGGATATAAGGTGGATATGATACCTGCTGTAGGAGCTATCGCTTGGTGGGAATCGCCCATGCATGTTGCTTGGGTGTCGGCAGTATATGGAGACATTGTAGAAATAGAAGAGTATAACTACGGTTATCAGTACAAGTACAATCGCAGAACCATTAATAGAAACTCCGTCAGTGGCTACATCCACTTCAAGGATTTGTCTTCTTCTGCCTTGCCAAAACTTCCATCCACTGGAGTCTATACATTTTCCAGTCGTCTTCCTATAAAATCTCAAGCTACCCAGACTAGTACGACCGTTGGGTACTATGAGAACGGTGAGAAAGTATATTATGATAAGGTTGTAGAAGCTGAAGGGCAATTTTGGATTAGTTATATCAGCTATTCAGGGGTTCGGCGCTATATCCCAGTTTATTCCTTGAGCCAATCTCACCAAACAAGTTCCTTGCCCCAACTCCCATCATCGGGTACCTATAGAGTAAAAATACGCTCCAGCGTTCGAAATGCCCCGAAATTGTCCAGTCCTGAAATCACCTACTACGATGCCGGCGCCACGGTGCACTACGACAAGCTTATAACTGCTGATGGTCGGCTGTGGATTAGCTATATTAGTTATTCAGGCATACGACGCTACATAGCTATTTCCTAACTCAAAAGCGCAATCTTTCGACTGCGCTTTTTTGAATTATATATCTGTTGAATTAACGGCTGTGCTTGGTTTTTCTTTTGGTTTACGCAAATGGAAGAAAATTGTTATCCCAAAATAGATAGCAAACAGCACTACTTGAAAAATATATCCAAGCATAGCTTGAGATTCTACCCCTTGACGCATGACTGCATCGGTATAAACCTGTGCCACCCCTTTCGAACCAATAAATGCATAGGTTGAAAATACCAGAGTTCCAAAAAGATAGCCCAAGTAAGTATAAGAAGCTTGTTCATTTCGTTTCAGAAACAGTAACACAATCGTTGCAATAACTGCGAGCAGAAGAACAACTACTAACGCCTTATTGATGATATTGGTTTGGAAAAGAAATGACTCTTTCATGTAATCAAAAATTGTCTCATCTAGTCCTGTCACGTTCAAATTTTGAAACATTTGTCGTGTCGATTCTTCATCATATTTTGCAAAAAAAGCTGAGTATCCTCTTAACAAACTTTGGATAACTGATAGAGTAACAAGAATATATAAATGAATTGGTTTTTTCATATGAACCTCCTTGTATTATTTTACTCTTATATCTTTGTTTTGTCAATCATATATTTCATTTGGCTACAAATATAAATTTGTCGTACTAAATTCAAAGGAGGAAAACTCATGAAGAAATTACCCACCTATATCGGAGTGATTATTTTTGTAGTTACTCTACTGATTAACTGGTTATTGCCAAGTCTTGCTAAAGTGCTGAATACATTTTTCATTTGGACTATCGTAGCCTGCCTACTCTACACCATCTACTACTGGATTCGCTACTGGCTCTATGCCCGACAACAGAGTTAACAAAGACTCCTCTAAGTTAGCTGCTTAGAGGAGTTCATTTTATTCTGATTTTTCATTAACTATGCGCACATTGACACGACGATAAGTCTCGGTCAAATCAAGCAGCTCTGCTTCTATTGCTGGGGTGAGTTGCTCTTCTGCCATTCTCCATGTCCAGTTGCCACCAAGTGTATTTGGCAAGTTCATGCGTGCAGAACCGTCTAAGCCAAGTAGGTCTTGCATGGTTACAACAGCCATGAAGGCTGGGGACCCAAAGAGAAGGCGGAAGAGGGCGTGATGGACCGTTTCATCATCGCGTCGATTGCTATACTTATCTAAGAATGCACGTGAAGCAGGAGTCGTTTCATTTTCGTACCAGCCAAGAATCGTATCATTGTCATGGGTTCCCGTATATGCCACCACATTATTCGGATGGTTATGGGGCATTTCAATGCTGTCTCCCTCAGGGTCAAAGGCAAACTGCAAAACTTTCATACCAGGGAAACCTGTCGTATCACGCAATTGGATAACCTTGTCCGTCACAGAACCGAGATCCTCAGCAATAATATTTAGATCACCAAGTTCACGTTTGATCGTATCAAATAATTCAAAACCTGGCGCTTCAACACGGTAACCGTTTACAGCAGTTTCTTCACCTGCTGGAATTTCCCAGAAAGAGGCAAAGCCGATAAAGTGGTCGATTCGAACCATATCGTAAATCTTGAAAGATTCTCGTAAACGTGCAACCCACCATGTGAAGCCGTCTTGTTTCATCGCTTCCCAGTCATAAATTGGATTGCCCCAAAGCTGACCAATTTCTGAAAATGCATCCGGTGGACAACCTGCAACCACACTCGGCTTGCCTTCTTCATCCGTTTTAAAGAAATGAGGGTTGGCCCACATATCAGCAGAATCTGCAGCAATGTAGATTGGCATATCCCCAACAAACTCAATACCTTTGGCATTGGCGTAAGCCTTTAAAGCCTTCCATTGTGAAAAGAATAAATATTGTGTAATGCGGTGATAATCAATTCGATCTGCCAACAAGTGACGATAGTGTTCCAAAGTGTCATGATGACGCAAACGAGCCCCTTGGTCTTCCCAATCAGTCCAGGGTTTGAGATCGAAATGCTCTTTAATGGCCATATATTCAGCAAATGTATGGATCCAAAAATCATTTTCCGTCAAGAAAATTCCGTACTCAGCTGGCAAACCTTGCGCTTTGATATTCGCAACTACTTTTTCTAATAATGGTCGACGAGCTTGAAAAATTGCTGCGTAATCTACTTCTACAGGATTCTGACCAAAATCAATACCTTGTAAATCTTCTGATTGTAGCCAACCTTTTTCGACTAATATATCGAAATCAATAAAATGCGTATTACCAGCAAATGCCGAAAATGACTGATATGGAGAATCTCCATAACTAGTCGTTCCCAACGGTAAAATTTGCCAATAGCGTTGCTTTGTGCGAACTAAAAAATCAACAAAATCATAAGCTGCTTGGCCCATTGAACCAATTCCATATTTTCCTGGTAATGATGAGACGTGCATGAGCACTCCACTTTGGCGTTGTTTCATTTATATCCCCTATTCTCGCACTATAATTGATAGTGCAAACGTTTTCTCGTTATATTATATACCCAAGGTCTAAACAAATCAAGCAATATTCATTATAATTCTTTAAAAGTTGGAGAAATATTTCACTTTCTTTCATTAAAATAATTAAAAAAATAATTGCTCGAAATTGCACTAAAAATTTTTTTGAAAAAATTTTTTAAAAACGCTTGCAAACGTGTGCGCGATGGTGTATAATAAAGGCACATTAGGAAAACGTTTGCACCTTGCAAGCGTATCATCACTATTTTTATTCTTGGAGGAAGAATATGAAACACACACTTCTTAAGAGCGTTGCTCTTCTAGCTGCATCAACTGCTGTTTTGGCTGCTTGCTCAAACTCAGATTCATCAACATCTTCATCTAGCGCTGCTAGCGAAAGCAAAGAGTTGACAATTTACATTGACCAAGGTTATGAAACTTACATCAATGATGTCAAAGCTGCTTTTGAAAAAGAAAACGATGTAACTGTTACAGTTAAAACTGGTGATGCATTGACTGGTTTGGATAACTTGTCATTGGATAACCAATCAGGTTCAGCTCCAGACGTTATGATGGCACCATACGACCGCGTAGGTAGCCTTGGTTCTGAAGGTCAATTGTCAGAATTGACACTTGCTGACAGCAGCAAAACTGATGATACAACAACTGCTCTTGTAACAAACGACGGTAAAGTTTATGGTTCACCTGCAGTTATCGAAACACTTGTTCTTTACTACAACAAAGATTTAGTTTCAGCGGCACCTAAAACATTTGCTGAATTAGAAGAATTGGCTAAAGATAGCAAATATGCTTTTGAAGGTGAAACTGGTAAAACAACTGCCTTCCTTGCTGACTGGACAAACTTCTACTACACTTACGGTCTTTTAGCAGGTTACGGTGGTTACGTATTCGGTGATAACGGTACTAACCCAGAAGACATCGGTCTTGCAAACGATGGTGCTGTTAAAGCGATTGAATACGCTAAAACTTGGTATGAAAAATGGCCTCAAGGTCTTCAGGATAGCACAGCTGCTAACAACTTGATCAACACTCAATTCACTGAAGGTAAAGCTGTTGCAGTCATCGAAGGTCCTTGGAAAGCAGCTTCATATAAAGAAGCTGGTGTGAACTACGGTGTAGCTACTATCCCAACTCTTCCAAATGGCGAAAACTACGCAGCATTTGGTGGTGGTAAAGCTTGGGTTGTTCCTACAGGTTCTAAAAACCCAGAATTGGCTCAAAAATTTGTTGACTACTTGACTTCTACAGATCAACAAAAAGCACTTTACGATGCTACAAACGAAATTCCTGCTAACACTGAAGCTCGTGAATACGCAGTAAGCAAAAACGATGAGTTGACAACTGCTGTTATCAACCAATTCGCTTCAGCTCAACCAATGCCAAACATCTCTGAAATGGGTTCAGTTTGGACACCAGCTGGTAACATGCTCTTCGAAGCAGCAAGTGGTGCTAAAGACGCTAAAACTGCTGCAACAGATGCTGTAAAAGCTATTGCAGATGAGATTGCTCAAAAACACAGCAACTAGTCAAGTTTAAAGTTGGACTGGGAATTCTTCCCAGTCTACTTTATTACTTAAATTTACTCAAGGGTGTTAGTAATAAAAATTAGGATAATATACTAACTCCTATTCTCAAAGGAGACTATGACTATGAAACAAAATCCAGGCAAGGCCCTCCTTTTGTCCCTGATTCCAGGTCTTGGGCAAATCTATAATAAACAAAAAGCAAAAGGATATATTTTTCTAGGGGTGTCGGTTGCTTTTCTAATCTACTTTATTACAATTGCTGCTGGTGAACTCGGAAATCTCGTCACTTTAGGTAGTCAACGTGGCCAAGATAACTCTCTTTTCATGTTGATTCGTGGTTCTTTCCATTTGATTATCACAGTTGTTTATTTGGCGTTTTATGCACTGAACCTAAAAGATGCTCACAGTACTGCTAAGCGATGGAATGCTGGTCATCCAGTTACTACTTCTTTGCAAGATATGATTAAAGGAGTCTATGAAAATGGCTTCCCTTACTTGTTGATTATTCCATCTTATATTGCGATGACGTTTGCTATCATCTTCCCTGTTGTAGTAACACTATTTATCGCTTTTACAAACTATGACTTTAAGCATTTACCTCCTGGTGCATTGCTAGACTGGGTTGGGTTTAGTAACTTTACAAATATTTGGAAATTGAGTACTTTCCGTACAGCATTTGGTTCTGTACTTGGCTGGACCATTATCTGGGCTCTTTGTGCTTCAACTGCCCAAATTGTTATCGGTATCTTGACAGCTATCATTGCAAACCAACCATTTATCAAAGGAAAACGTATTTTTGGTGTTATCTTCTTGCTTCCATGGGCGGTTCCAGCCTTCGTAACTATCTTGACATTCAGTAACATGTTTAACGATAGTGTAGGTGCCATTAATACACAAGTATTACCTTTCTTGAGTAAATTCTTACCATTTATTGATAATTTCTTAATCCCTTGGAAAACTGATCCATTTTGGACTAAAGTCGCCTTGATTATGATGCAGGCATGGCTCGGTTTCCCATATATCTACGTATTGACACTTGGTATTCTACAATCAATTCCAAATGACTTGTACGAAGCTGCTTATATTGATGGTGCTAATGCTATTCAAAAATTCAACAACATTACTTTCCCAATGATCTTGGCTGTGGCAGCACCAACTCTGATCAGTCAATATACATTCAACTTCAACAACTTCTCTATCATCTACCTCTTCAATAATGGTGGTCCTGGTAGTGTCGGTGGTGGCGCAGGGGCAACAGATATCCTGATTTCTTGGATTTACAAACTGACAACTGGTACATCACCTCAATACTCAATGGCCGCTGCCGTTACCTTGATTATTTCATTGATTGTTATCAGTATTTCAATGATTGCATTCAAGAAATTAAATGCATTTGAAATGGAGGACGTTTAAGATGAAACTATCTGTAAAATTTAGACGCAGGGTTAATCATATTTTAACTTATCTCTATTTGATTGCACTGTCTATCATTATTATCTATCCTCTTTTGATCACAAT
Protein-coding regions in this window:
- the mutS gene encoding DNA mismatch repair protein MutS codes for the protein MATEKISPGMQQYLDIKAQYPDAFLLFRMGDFYELFYEDAVEAAQILELSLTSRNKNAENPIPMAGVPYHAAQQYIDTLVELGHKVAIAEQMEDPKQAVGVVKREVVQVITPGTVTDSSKMGADSNYLVAIDRQGVQFALSYMDVSTGQFFVTSLDDFTSLCGEIRNLRARELVIGYALSEEEEQVFSNQMNLLLSFEDEVTEDVQLIDNSLTDLEKAAAGKLLSYLHRTQMRDLVHLQKVVHYEIKDYLQMDYATKSSLDLLENGRTGKKHGSLYWLLDETKTAMGMRLLRTWIDRPLIDLKRIENRQAVVQVFLDYFFERSDLVEALKGVYDIERLASRVSFGKTMPKDLLQLSQTLGNIPAIKNILLQINEPALGNLVAGLDPIPELHALISSAIDPEAQGTITDGNIIRTGFDETLDQYRLVMREGAGWIAEIEAKEREASGINNLKIDYNKKDGYYFHVTNSNLGNVPSHFFRKATLKNSERYGTEELAKIEGQMLEARDKSANLEYEIFMRIRQEVEKYIGRLQKLARTIATIDVLQAFAVVAEQQHLVCPRFTDQRELTIDRGRHAVVEKVMGKQTYIPNSIHLNTDTHMQLITGPNMSGKSTYMRQLAVIVILAQMGSYVPADQAELPIFDAIFTRIGAADDLVSGQSTFMVEMMEANKAVRLATDRSLILFDELGRGTATYDGMALAQSIIEYIHDKIGAKTLFATHYHELTDLSQTLEHLENVHVSTLEKDGQVTFLHKIAQGPADKSYGIHVAKIAGMPEELLERADRILQTLENQAPTAPTHPAPSVVEEPSGQIDLFADTPSHPVLDELAKLDIYNMTPMEVMMAVAELKKKL
- the argR gene encoding arginine repressor, with protein sequence MNKLERHELIKSMIRQGKVGRQIDIQLWLEEQGISVTQTTLSRDLRELGVVKVHESGESFYALGEDDSQVHFCQLLAQYTKSVNRASFILVLHSELGEAALMANIIDEEKPETILGTVAGADTLLVICKDDVSAQRVEEEINSFL
- the argS gene encoding arginine--tRNA ligase, whose translation is MDHKQTVAEKLFAVLPQLDIETIYSLLEKPKSSEMGDVAFPAFSLAKVERKAPQAIATDIVEKIDTTGFEKVVATGPYVNFFLDKDAISHQVLTDVIAEKDQYGQLNIGQGRNVTIDMSSPNIAKPFSVGHLRSTVIGDALANIHAKLGFNPIRINHLGDWGKQFGMLIVAYKLWGDKAAVEADPISELLKLYVRINAEAEEKPELDEEARQWFKKLEDGDQEALELWQWFRDESLVEFNRIYEKLDVHFDSFNGEAFYNDKMDEGIQILEEKGLLQESKGAQIVDLESYNLPPALIRKTDGATLYITRDMATAMYRKRTYDFVKSIYVVGQEQINHFKQLKAVLKEMGFDWSDDMTHITFGLVTKDKKKLSTRKGNIILLEPTLDEAISRALSQIEAKNPNLENKEEVAHAVGVGAVKFFDLKTDRDNGYDFDLEAMVSFEGETGPYVQYAYARIQSILRKANFVPSAENDYKLADAESWEIIKHIQNFSTVVERAGDKFDPSLIAKYAINLAQAFNKYYAHTRILDESPERDSRLALAYATGVVLKEALRLLGVKAPEKM
- a CDS encoding SH3 domain-containing protein; translation: MNNLFKKKGTICRLAITACIIYFSIHSSFFASATTLGDNYPYTAINAVDPWRLYTRQCTSFSAFRLSTVNGFTLPPAYGDANVWGHRARQEGYKVDMIPAVGAIAWWESPMHVAWVSAVYGDIVEIEEYNYGYQYKYNRRTINRNSVSGYIHFKDLSSSALPKLPSTGVYTFSSRLPIKSQATQTSTTVGYYENGEKVYYDKVVEAEGQFWISYISYSGVRRYIPVYSLSQSHQTSSLPQLPSSGTYRVKIRSSVRNAPKLSSPEITYYDAGATVHYDKLITADGRLWISYISYSGIRRYIAIS
- the malQ gene encoding 4-alpha-glucanotransferase, with protein sequence MKQRQSGVLMHVSSLPGKYGIGSMGQAAYDFVDFLVRTKQRYWQILPLGTTSYGDSPYQSFSAFAGNTHFIDFDILVEKGWLQSEDLQGIDFGQNPVEVDYAAIFQARRPLLEKVVANIKAQGLPAEYGIFLTENDFWIHTFAEYMAIKEHFDLKPWTDWEDQGARLRHHDTLEHYRHLLADRIDYHRITQYLFFSQWKALKAYANAKGIEFVGDMPIYIAADSADMWANPHFFKTDEEGKPSVVAGCPPDAFSEIGQLWGNPIYDWEAMKQDGFTWWVARLRESFKIYDMVRIDHFIGFASFWEIPAGEETAVNGYRVEAPGFELFDTIKRELGDLNIIAEDLGSVTDKVIQLRDTTGFPGMKVLQFAFDPEGDSIEMPHNHPNNVVAYTGTHDNDTILGWYENETTPASRAFLDKYSNRRDDETVHHALFRLLFGSPAFMAVVTMQDLLGLDGSARMNLPNTLGGNWTWRMAEEQLTPAIEAELLDLTETYRRVNVRIVNEKSE
- a CDS encoding extracellular solute-binding protein gives rise to the protein MKHTLLKSVALLAASTAVLAACSNSDSSTSSSSAASESKELTIYIDQGYETYINDVKAAFEKENDVTVTVKTGDALTGLDNLSLDNQSGSAPDVMMAPYDRVGSLGSEGQLSELTLADSSKTDDTTTALVTNDGKVYGSPAVIETLVLYYNKDLVSAAPKTFAELEELAKDSKYAFEGETGKTTAFLADWTNFYYTYGLLAGYGGYVFGDNGTNPEDIGLANDGAVKAIEYAKTWYEKWPQGLQDSTAANNLINTQFTEGKAVAVIEGPWKAASYKEAGVNYGVATIPTLPNGENYAAFGGGKAWVVPTGSKNPELAQKFVDYLTSTDQQKALYDATNEIPANTEAREYAVSKNDELTTAVINQFASAQPMPNISEMGSVWTPAGNMLFEAASGAKDAKTAATDAVKAIADEIAQKHSN
- a CDS encoding sugar ABC transporter permease, with the protein product MTMKQNPGKALLLSLIPGLGQIYNKQKAKGYIFLGVSVAFLIYFITIAAGELGNLVTLGSQRGQDNSLFMLIRGSFHLIITVVYLAFYALNLKDAHSTAKRWNAGHPVTTSLQDMIKGVYENGFPYLLIIPSYIAMTFAIIFPVVVTLFIAFTNYDFKHLPPGALLDWVGFSNFTNIWKLSTFRTAFGSVLGWTIIWALCASTAQIVIGILTAIIANQPFIKGKRIFGVIFLLPWAVPAFVTILTFSNMFNDSVGAINTQVLPFLSKFLPFIDNFLIPWKTDPFWTKVALIMMQAWLGFPYIYVLTLGILQSIPNDLYEAAYIDGANAIQKFNNITFPMILAVAAPTLISQYTFNFNNFSIIYLFNNGGPGSVGGGAGATDILISWIYKLTTGTSPQYSMAAAVTLIISLIVISISMIAFKKLNAFEMEDV